In Uranotaenia lowii strain MFRU-FL chromosome 2, ASM2978415v1, whole genome shotgun sequence, one genomic interval encodes:
- the LOC129742030 gene encoding uncharacterized protein LOC129742030 has product MCEKVLFTTKRISCHVAKENDIDAIFEEFNNAHKTLKFTLEKEEQQTIRFLDMTLSRQHDKIIKTWFTKQPDGRYLDFNSESPFTHKQNTVFALVDRALKLSDPETRKTSIDAVKNILGRNNYPQDILHNAFEKRTHAMYNTLQNQNPPESTSSRMASIPYIPGLSERVARILRKHDVIAAFKPCDKIKSTVFTKLKDPIPKMMQTNVVYSVPCSCGKEYIGQTSQTLEKRTKQHENSIRVKNKQTGLAQHALEDDADHTFDFAKTQILERISHKSHRLIAEKLHIKLRGNQSVNLQIDTKGVSNAYNGLWTKLREERERENPKNSDKPTSRRQPAAAAAIDLTSFPI; this is encoded by the exons ATGTGCGAAAAAGTGCTATTTACGACGAAGCGCATTTCCTGTCACG TCGCCAAGGAAAATGATATAGATGCGATTTTCGAGGAATTTAACAACGCGCATAAAACCCTCAAATTTACGCTCGAGAAGGAGGAACAACAAACCATTCGCTTCCTGGACATGACTTTATCTAGACAAcatgataaaattatcaaaacatggTTCACAAAACAACCGGACGGACGATACTTGGACTTCAATTCGGAGAGCCCGTTCACGCACAAACAAAATACAGTTTTCGCTCTTGTGGACCGCGCTCTAAAATTATCTGATCCAGAAACCAGGAAGACAAGTATCGATGCGGTGAAAAACATCCTCGGCAGAAACAATTATCCACAAGACATACTACATAACGCCTTCGAGAAAAGGACACATGCAATGTACAATACACTACAAAACCAGAACCCCCCTGAATCTACATCTTCAAGAATGGCATCGATCCCGTACATACCCGGACTGAGCGAAAGGGTGGCCAGAATCCTTCGCAAACATGATGTGATTGCCGCCTTCAaaccatgtgacaaaataaaGTCAACAGTTTTCACGAAATTGAAAGACCCGATCCCCAAAATGATGCAAACCAACGTCGTATATTCAGTACCATGCAGCTGCGGTAAAGAATATATCGGCCAAACGTCGCAAACCTTGGAAAAAAGGACCAAACagcatgaaaacagcatacgggtgaaaaacaaacaaactggcCTAGCGCAACACGCACTGGAAGACGACGCTGACCACACGTTCGATTTTGCGAAAACCCAAATTCTGGAGAGGATCAGCCACAAGTCGCATAGGTTGATTGCGGAAAAACTACACATCAAACTGAGAGGGAACCAATCGGTTAATCTCCAGATTGATACGAAGGGAGTTTCCAATGCCTACAACGGACTATGGACCAAACTCAGAGAGGAGAGAGAACGAGAGAATCCAAAAAACTCTGATAAACCGACGTCCCGAcgacaaccagcagcagcagcagcaatagacttgacttcctttccAATTTAA